TTCATCCAGGTTGATGGCATCACCTTTAAATAGGCTCTCCATCGTCTGTTGTTGTAACTTACGTGCTTGTCGATAAAGCTTACGAGCTTGAGGAAGCTCTTCGAATGTTTTTTTCCGTACCGTAACTTTTTTGGCCTTGACCTTGGCGGCCATATTCAACGTTGGATTGATGGTTGATTGGCTCAAATCAACAACTACCGACATAACACCTCGTTGCTGCATCACACGCAAAATACGTGGATCTTTAATGAGACCTTTTTGCCGGATCCCAAGCTCATCATGGCCGGGTATATCGGTGATATACATGCCGATGGTCACTTGGTGAAGTGGGACGGTTTTAATCATTGAATTGCAGATATCACTAGAAAGAGTAACACCACCGTATAATCGCGCATTTCTGCATAAGAACCAATCAAAAATGGCATAAGGGCAACGGTAAATTGGTGTTTTTTTCTTGTTCGTTCAGCTTTTCGCCACTCATTACCCTACCCCCTTAATCTTGTATAACAGGGATGTAGTGCTGGTTATCTCGATTTACGTTGAATCAGGTTAAGAATGGCTTGAGTTCTCTACCCTTACTGATAGTGTGTCGCCCAATTCTTACCGAATAAATATACCCAGATTATTCAGACACTGAATTAGTGGAAATAATCGAAGGTTTAATCGAACAATTGGTAGCTAACTACGCTACACCATTAACCTTGTGGGTGAGTTTATTGTCATCCACACTAGCTATAAGTGAAGGAATAGAATGGAAACGTTATCTGCGGCAGTAATGCTGTTTTTGATTATGGATCCGCTAGGCAACCTGCCTATTTTTATGTCGGTATTGCGTCATGTTGAGCCGAAACGTCGACGTAACGTGTTGATCCGAGAGTTAATTGTCGCCTTGGTTATCATGTTCCTGTTTTTGTTCACTGGCGAAGCGATTCTTAGCTTCTTGAACCTGCGTGCAGAAAGCGTGTCTATTGCCGGTGGCATCATTCTGTTCTTAATTGCGATTAAGATGATCTTCCCAACGGAAGGTGGGGTGTTGGGACATGACGGCGGGCAAGAGCCATTTGTGGTACCACTGGCTATTCCGTTAATCGCTGGTCCATCGGTATTGGCGGCGTTATTGCTGCTGGCTCATACGGATCCAACTCGCATGACAGATTGGTCATTTGCACTGTTTGGAGCGTGGGCAGCCAGTTCAGCCATCTTGTTGTTCTCTGGCGTATTCCACCGCATCTTGGGTGAGCGCGGCTTGATTGCAATTGAACGATTGATGGGGATGGTGCTGGTTATGATCTCAGTACAGATGTTCCTTGATGGCGTCGCTGAATATCTCAAGTAACGAGCGTTAGCCTGTTACAACAAAGCCGTCCATTGGGCGGCTTTGTTGATCTTAGCGTGGCATAACTGGCACAAACTAGCTGTCTTGTGGCTCAGCGTAACGCCAGCTAAGTATGGCGAAAACGCCAAACAGCAATATATCTTGATAGATAAGCCAGGTGAGCGGTTTTTTCTGCCGTACCCGAAAACCTGCACAACAAGCGATGTGGCCAACAATGGTTAACTGCAACAACAGTTGAAGCAGCTGTTCATAGGGATCCGGCCAAGGCCAGATTAAGTTTGCCAGTAGCAGAAACCATACTACCGCCATCGAAGTTTTAGCTAGGTATAACAACGTATTCATACCAGTCCTATTGAGTATTTGGGCTTTTAGTGCGCCGGGGAATTGTATCAAACAAGAGATTGAGTTTGCTGCTATTAGCTCTAGCTGCAAACTCGATAGCACGTTCTCAAACGATTAAAACGTCTAGTAATTAGTTATCGATCGGATTGGTATCGTTAACCTCTTCGGTAGAGGCGACTGAGTACTTGGCCACTCTTTTTCTCACGATGCAGTAGCCAGGTTGACGGCACTTCAAGCTGTGCCAACTCCGCTTCCGATTCGACGTAGATCCAGCATTGCTCCGCAAGGTAGCCGTTAGCTTCTAGGGCGGCAATGGATCTATCGTATAGGTCTTGGCGAAACGGCGGATCAAGAAAAACCACATCAAACGACTGTGAAGCGCTCTTAGCGAGGTAACTGAGCGAGTCGCCATGGATCACCTCGGCGTGATCTACGTTGAGATCGGCCAGGTTCTTCTGTAACTGTCTGGCTGCGTCTTTGTTGAGCTCCAACAAGGTGGCATGACTGGCATAACGTGATAATGCTTCAAGCCCAAGCGCACCACTGCCGCTAAAGCAATCGAGGATACGGGCGCCATCGATATCGTTCATTAACCAGTTAAACAGGGTTTCGCGAACACGATCTGTGGTTGGTCGCAACCCTTCTACGCAGGCTACCGGTAGGCGTCGCCCACGCCATTGGCCCGCAATTATGCGGATCTGACCATTGCCTTTGCGACTGGCGCTGTCATTTTTATTACTGGAACGGCGCACTCTTGCCATGATGACCTCGGATCCTGACCTATTTCTGGGTAAACTATGTTCCCAGAAAAATTCGCTATTTTAGCAGGGCGAGGGCCAATGTGGGCAGCCTCGACCAAGGTAAAGGACATAAAATATGGCCAAGAGCTTCTTTTCTTGGTTCCGCCGCGACAAAAAAGCGGCAGAGCAAACTGCAGAGGCACAAGCCACTGTTGATGAAACTGCATCACCGACCGATGTAACCTCCACCGTTGACGAAGCGGCGCAGCAAAAGGCCATCGCTGATGCCGAAGCGTTACGTCAGGCTGAAACTGCTGCGGCTGAAAAACGCCAAACTGAACAAACTGCACAAATACAGCAACAGGCTGCCGCTGCAGCGGAGACTCAGCGCCACGCCGATGAAGCAGCGAAACGGCTAGCGGAAGAGGCCGAAGCGAAACGTTTGGCGGAAGAGGCCGAAGCAAAACGTCTGGCGGAAGAGGCCGAAGCGAAACGTTTGGCGGAAGAGGCCGAAGCGAAACGCCTGGCGGAAGAGGCCGAAGCGAAACGCCTGGCGGAAGAGGCCGAAGCGAAACGCCTGGCGGAAGAGGCCGAAGCGAAACGCCTGGCGGAAGAGGCCGAAGCGAAACGCCTGGCGGAAGAGGCCGAAGCGAAACGCCTGGCGGAAGAGGTTGAAGCGAAACGCCTGGCGGAAGAGGCCGAAGCGAAACGGCTAGCGGAAGAGGCCGAAGCGAAACGCCTGGCGGAAGAGGCCGAAGCGAAACGCCTGGCGGAAGAGGCCGAAGCGAAACGTCTGGCGGAAGAGGCCGAAGCGAAACGTCTGGCGGAAGAGGCTGAAGCGAAACGTCTGGCGGAAGAGGCTGAAGCGAAACGTCTGGCGGAAGAGGCCGAAGCGAAACGTTTGGCGGAAGAGGCCGAAGCGAAACGTCTGGCGGAAGAAGTAGAAGCTAAGCAAGATGGAGCTAGTCACACTGCAGAACGTCCAGAAAAGCAGGGCTTTTTTGCGCGA
The genomic region above belongs to Ferrimonas lipolytica and contains:
- a CDS encoding DUF1145 domain-containing protein, with the translated sequence MNTLLYLAKTSMAVVWFLLLANLIWPWPDPYEQLLQLLLQLTIVGHIACCAGFRVRQKKPLTWLIYQDILLFGVFAILSWRYAEPQDS
- a CDS encoding YhgN family NAAT transporter; this translates as METLSAAVMLFLIMDPLGNLPIFMSVLRHVEPKRRRNVLIRELIVALVIMFLFLFTGEAILSFLNLRAESVSIAGGIILFLIAIKMIFPTEGGVLGHDGGQEPFVVPLAIPLIAGPSVLAALLLLAHTDPTRMTDWSFALFGAWAASSAILLFSGVFHRILGERGLIAIERLMGMVLVMISVQMFLDGVAEYLK
- the rsmD gene encoding 16S rRNA (guanine(966)-N(2))-methyltransferase RsmD, which produces MARVRRSSNKNDSASRKGNGQIRIIAGQWRGRRLPVACVEGLRPTTDRVRETLFNWLMNDIDGARILDCFSGSGALGLEALSRYASHATLLELNKDAARQLQKNLADLNVDHAEVIHGDSLSYLAKSASQSFDVVFLDPPFRQDLYDRSIAALEANGYLAEQCWIYVESEAELAQLEVPSTWLLHREKKSGQVLSRLYRRG